In Myxococcus stipitatus, the following are encoded in one genomic region:
- a CDS encoding MXAN_6577-like cysteine-rich protein — protein MIAVHVHRSLLATLGVLLSSLLLTGCPDSGVVCGEGLTRCGDTCLDLTSESANCGACGVVCGEGQLCSEGACTCQAGTTACGGSCVDTRSSPQHCGGCAGSGGSVCGTGQVCEQGTCKVQCTTEGLQRCGDSCVNLDTDASHCGTCGNACGDARSCRGGVCTYDVVATCFNTGQVVGIQSGTDFKGPNAQVASSPQSAARMSDVLMVLDGARKLVQTRLGDYGVLPTRNDTGRAPNQVIVRDPYLYILNSSDNTLQVLRRDEEPVPGAAPGSRFPDGITLTDVGSVSFGANTNPFGMTVLGDELWVTLYGNLMGDPTAGGRVARVSLANPAQPRVEDVIVLPTGAALKPFPNNTTLSTPTSITPHRGKLYTALNNLNPATYGPGGPGLLARIDPTSRAVDLIELGDGCLNPSAVAPVGEQLLVSCSGKANYDDQFNLTSVEHTGLVLLDTQDRVVATSPVACAPGASACAIPAAGRFAVVGQRAYLGDTNGGRIFVHEVVGNTLVERRGLKNTSQPPIAACPASGFSLVSDVVALP, from the coding sequence TTGATTGCCGTACACGTACACCGCTCACTCCTCGCGACGCTCGGCGTCCTGCTGTCCTCCCTGCTCCTGACGGGCTGCCCCGATTCGGGCGTCGTCTGTGGCGAAGGACTCACCCGCTGCGGCGACACCTGCCTGGACCTCACCAGCGAGTCCGCGAACTGTGGCGCCTGCGGCGTCGTCTGCGGCGAAGGACAGCTCTGCTCCGAGGGCGCCTGCACCTGTCAGGCGGGCACCACGGCCTGCGGTGGCTCGTGTGTCGACACCCGGTCCTCGCCCCAGCACTGCGGCGGCTGCGCCGGCTCGGGCGGCAGCGTCTGCGGCACCGGCCAGGTCTGCGAGCAGGGCACGTGCAAGGTGCAGTGCACCACCGAGGGCCTCCAGCGCTGCGGCGACTCGTGTGTGAACCTGGACACGGACGCCTCCCACTGCGGCACGTGTGGCAACGCCTGTGGTGATGCACGCAGCTGCCGCGGTGGCGTGTGCACGTATGACGTGGTCGCCACGTGCTTCAACACGGGACAGGTGGTGGGCATCCAGTCCGGCACGGACTTCAAGGGCCCGAACGCCCAGGTCGCCTCGTCGCCGCAGAGCGCCGCGCGGATGAGCGACGTGCTGATGGTGCTCGATGGCGCGCGCAAGCTGGTGCAGACGCGGCTGGGCGACTACGGCGTCCTGCCCACGCGCAACGACACGGGCCGCGCGCCCAATCAGGTCATCGTCCGCGACCCGTACCTCTACATCCTCAACTCGTCGGACAACACGCTTCAGGTCCTGCGACGAGACGAGGAGCCCGTCCCCGGCGCCGCCCCCGGTTCCCGCTTCCCCGACGGCATCACCCTCACCGATGTCGGCAGCGTGAGCTTCGGCGCCAACACCAACCCCTTCGGCATGACGGTGCTCGGCGATGAGCTGTGGGTCACCCTCTACGGCAACCTGATGGGCGACCCGACCGCCGGAGGCCGCGTGGCGCGCGTCTCGCTGGCCAACCCGGCGCAGCCTCGCGTGGAGGATGTCATCGTGCTGCCCACCGGTGCCGCGCTGAAGCCCTTCCCCAACAACACCACCCTCTCCACGCCCACCAGCATCACCCCGCACCGGGGCAAGCTCTACACCGCGCTCAACAACCTGAACCCCGCCACGTACGGCCCCGGAGGCCCGGGCCTGCTCGCGCGCATCGACCCGACGAGCCGCGCCGTGGACCTCATCGAGCTGGGTGACGGCTGCCTCAACCCCAGCGCCGTGGCCCCCGTCGGTGAGCAGCTCCTGGTCAGCTGCAGCGGCAAGGCGAACTACGACGACCAGTTCAACCTGACGTCCGTGGAGCACACGGGCCTGGTGCTCCTGGACACACAGGACCGCGTGGTGGCCACGTCTCCCGTGGCATGTGCGCCGGGGGCCAGCGCCTGCGCCATTCCGGCCGCGGGCCGCTTCGCCGTGGTGGGACAGCGCGCCTACCTGGGCGACACCAACGGCGGTCGCATCTTCGTCCACGAGGTCGTGGGCAACACCCTGGTCGAGCGACGTGGACTGAAGAACACCTCGCAGCCGCCCATCGCCGCGTGCCCCGCCAGCGGCTTCTCGCTGGTCAGCGACGTGGTGGCCCTGCCCTGA
- a CDS encoding HAMP domain-containing sensor histidine kinase: protein MRLARKFTLALVLLAVAVIAGLQVIQVRRELERSALDMQHDHRLLGHALAGTISKAWELAGEREALNLLHQSNNFQEQVHLRWVWLDGGPGTPSLAGFPPRLLATLRQGKDGSMVDPEPAPGLLHSYTPVFIDLGIGRRFGAIEITESLGEERQHVFVTVVGTIVATGTITFAFFIVAMAMGRRLVGEPVDQLVQLAHRFGQGDLTARVRLPPKRRGDELTTLANAMNRMGEQLEETRSRLSTETTGRLAAVEHLRHADRLTTVGKLASGVAHELGTPLNVVMGRSKMISSGEAEGEEVGECARIITQQAQHMTGIIRQLLDFARRRAPHRAPEEMRELVARSLSLLKPMASKKSITLVEDVPTGVMLQADGGQVQQVLTNLVMNALQAMNKPGTVTVRAAHVRTTPPQDVGGPEGSYVRVDVEDEGPGIAPDILGHVFEPFFTTKDVGEGTGLGLSVSYGLVRDHDGWIAVRSELGRGSCFSIYLPSGGDTCQAAS, encoded by the coding sequence TTGAGACTCGCACGCAAGTTCACCCTCGCCCTCGTCCTGCTCGCCGTGGCGGTCATCGCCGGGCTGCAGGTCATCCAGGTCCGCCGTGAGCTGGAACGCTCGGCGCTGGACATGCAGCACGACCACCGGTTGCTCGGCCACGCGCTCGCGGGGACCATCAGCAAGGCCTGGGAGCTGGCCGGTGAGCGTGAAGCGCTGAACCTCCTGCATCAATCCAACAACTTCCAGGAGCAGGTCCACCTGCGCTGGGTCTGGTTGGATGGTGGGCCCGGCACTCCGTCACTCGCGGGCTTTCCGCCTCGCCTGCTGGCCACGCTGCGCCAGGGCAAGGACGGCTCCATGGTGGACCCGGAGCCCGCGCCCGGCCTGCTGCACTCGTACACCCCTGTCTTCATCGACCTCGGCATCGGCCGGCGCTTCGGCGCCATCGAAATCACCGAGTCCTTGGGCGAAGAGCGTCAGCACGTCTTCGTCACCGTGGTGGGCACCATCGTCGCCACCGGCACCATCACCTTCGCGTTCTTCATCGTGGCCATGGCCATGGGCCGGCGGCTGGTGGGTGAGCCGGTGGACCAGCTGGTCCAGCTCGCGCACCGCTTCGGCCAGGGTGATTTGACGGCGCGCGTGCGGCTGCCGCCCAAGCGGCGAGGTGACGAGCTCACCACGCTGGCCAACGCGATGAACCGCATGGGTGAGCAGCTCGAGGAGACTCGCTCCCGGCTTTCGACGGAGACCACGGGGCGGCTGGCCGCGGTGGAGCACTTGAGGCACGCGGACCGGCTCACCACGGTGGGCAAGCTCGCCTCGGGTGTGGCGCACGAGCTGGGCACGCCGCTGAACGTGGTGATGGGCCGCTCGAAGATGATCTCCTCGGGCGAGGCGGAGGGTGAGGAGGTGGGCGAGTGCGCCCGCATCATCACCCAGCAGGCCCAGCACATGACGGGCATCATCCGGCAGCTGCTCGACTTCGCGCGGCGCCGCGCGCCCCACCGGGCTCCAGAGGAGATGCGCGAGCTGGTGGCGCGCTCGTTGAGCCTGCTCAAGCCCATGGCCTCGAAGAAGAGCATCACCCTGGTGGAAGACGTGCCGACGGGTGTCATGCTGCAGGCGGATGGAGGACAGGTGCAGCAGGTGCTGACGAACCTGGTGATGAACGCCTTGCAGGCCATGAACAAGCCGGGGACGGTGACGGTGCGCGCGGCACACGTCCGCACCACGCCGCCGCAGGACGTGGGTGGCCCGGAAGGCAGCTACGTGCGCGTGGACGTGGAGGACGAGGGCCCTGGCATCGCGCCGGACATCCTGGGCCACGTGTTCGAGCCGTTCTTCACCACGAAGGACGTGGGTGAGGGCACGGGACTGGGACTGTCGGTGTCCTACGGTCTGGTGAGAGACCATGACGGCTGGATTGCCGTGCGAAGCGAGCTGGGACGCGGTAGCTGCTTTTCCATCTACCTGCCGAGCGGAGGGGACACATGCCAGGCCGCGTCCTGA
- a CDS encoding sigma-54 dependent transcriptional regulator translates to MPGRVLMVEDEREMRAMLEKGLTRRGYAPVALGSADEALARLATEDFDVVLTDLRMPGMDGLALCERIVLNRPDIPVIVVTAFGSLETAVAAIRAGAYDFVTKPIDVDALVLVLERAVQHRALREEVRRLRQELGRRQDTGAVVGESPAMQQAYALIDRVADLDSTVLITGESGTGKEVAARAVHTRGRRSDGPFVALNCAAMPEALLESELFGHAKGAFTDAKAARTGLFVQAHGGTLFLDEVGELPLTLQPKLLRALQERVVRPVGGDTEVPFDARIVAATNRDLELAVEEGRFREDLYYRLNVIGVELPPLRARGNDVLLLSQRFIEQFAGRNNKRVVGLSPAAAQRLLAYGWPGNVRELQNCMERAVALTSFEQLTVDDLPERIRNYSQPKGATENTDPSELVTLEELERKYIHRVLETVGGSRTLAARILGVDRKTLYRKLERDDEAKKP, encoded by the coding sequence ATGCCAGGCCGCGTCCTGATGGTCGAGGACGAGCGCGAGATGCGCGCCATGTTGGAGAAGGGGTTGACGCGCCGGGGCTATGCGCCCGTGGCGCTCGGGTCGGCGGACGAGGCGCTGGCGCGGTTGGCCACCGAGGACTTCGACGTGGTGCTCACGGACCTGCGCATGCCGGGGATGGACGGGCTGGCGCTGTGTGAGCGCATCGTGCTCAACCGGCCGGACATCCCGGTCATCGTGGTGACGGCCTTCGGGAGCCTGGAGACGGCGGTGGCCGCCATCCGCGCGGGGGCGTACGACTTCGTCACCAAGCCCATCGACGTGGACGCGCTGGTGCTGGTGCTCGAGCGCGCGGTGCAGCACCGGGCGCTGCGTGAAGAGGTGCGCCGGCTGCGGCAGGAGTTGGGGCGGAGGCAGGACACCGGCGCGGTGGTGGGAGAGAGCCCCGCGATGCAGCAGGCGTATGCGCTCATCGACCGGGTGGCGGACCTGGACTCCACGGTGCTGATTACGGGTGAGAGCGGGACGGGCAAGGAGGTGGCCGCGCGCGCGGTGCACACGCGAGGGCGGCGGTCGGACGGGCCCTTCGTGGCGCTCAACTGCGCGGCGATGCCGGAGGCGCTGCTGGAGAGTGAGTTGTTCGGGCACGCGAAGGGCGCTTTCACGGACGCGAAGGCGGCGCGCACGGGGCTCTTCGTGCAGGCGCACGGGGGCACGCTGTTCCTGGACGAGGTGGGCGAGTTGCCGCTCACGCTCCAGCCGAAGCTCCTGCGGGCGTTGCAGGAGCGGGTGGTGCGCCCGGTGGGTGGGGACACGGAGGTTCCGTTCGATGCGCGCATCGTCGCGGCGACGAACCGGGATTTGGAGCTGGCGGTGGAGGAGGGCCGGTTCCGCGAGGATTTGTATTACCGGTTGAATGTGATTGGGGTGGAGCTGCCCCCGCTGCGCGCGCGTGGGAATGATGTGTTGTTGTTGTCGCAGCGGTTCATCGAGCAATTCGCAGGGAGGAACAACAAGCGGGTGGTGGGCTTGTCACCCGCGGCGGCGCAGCGGCTGCTGGCGTATGGGTGGCCTGGGAATGTGCGCGAGTTGCAGAACTGCATGGAGCGCGCGGTGGCGCTCACGTCGTTCGAGCAGCTCACGGTGGATGACTTGCCCGAGCGCATCCGGAACTACAGCCAGCCCAAGGGGGCGACCGAGAACACGGACCCCTCGGAGCTGGTGACGCTGGAGGAGTTGGAGCGCAAGTACATCCACCGGGTGTTGGAGACGGTGGGTGGGAGCCGCACGCTGGCGGCACGGATTCTCGGCGTGGACCGCAAGACGCTGTACCGCAAGCTGGAGCGGGACGACGAGGCGAAGAAGCCCTGA
- a CDS encoding glutaminyl-peptide cyclotransferase produces MNPTAWLSALGVLVMMGNGCGGGAVHRRATESTLTRKVAHIVREYPHSTEAFTQGLVFHQGRLFESTGHQGTLREISLDSATPLWMERLGDIFAEGLATDGERLYQLTWTEGQLFTWSGLPPTRLRTTRYAGEGWGLCYWQGKLVRSDGSSTLTFHAPDTFEPLGTVEVTLNGQPQDQLNELECANGVIYANVWHSSYVLEIDPTTGHVVGLIDASALVRAVGPQINRPDAVLNGIAVEPGTGRMLMTGKLWPKLFEVRLDPVD; encoded by the coding sequence ATGAATCCAACGGCATGGCTGTCGGCGCTGGGTGTTCTGGTCATGATGGGTAACGGTTGTGGTGGTGGGGCCGTGCACCGGCGCGCGACGGAGAGCACGCTCACGCGGAAGGTGGCGCACATCGTCCGGGAGTATCCGCACTCGACCGAGGCCTTCACCCAAGGCCTCGTCTTCCACCAGGGCCGTCTGTTCGAGAGCACCGGCCATCAAGGCACGCTGCGCGAAATCTCCCTCGACTCCGCCACCCCGCTGTGGATGGAGCGCCTGGGCGACATCTTCGCCGAAGGCCTCGCCACCGACGGCGAGCGCCTCTACCAGCTCACCTGGACCGAAGGTCAGCTCTTCACCTGGAGCGGCCTGCCCCCCACGCGTCTGCGCACCACGCGCTACGCCGGTGAAGGCTGGGGCCTGTGCTACTGGCAGGGCAAGCTCGTGCGCAGCGACGGCTCCTCCACGCTGACCTTCCACGCCCCCGACACCTTCGAGCCCCTCGGCACCGTCGAAGTCACGCTGAACGGCCAACCCCAGGACCAGCTCAACGAGCTCGAGTGCGCCAATGGCGTCATCTACGCCAACGTCTGGCACTCCTCCTACGTCCTCGAAATCGACCCGACCACCGGCCACGTCGTCGGCCTCATCGACGCCTCCGCCCTGGTGCGCGCCGTCGGCCCCCAAATCAACCGCCCGGATGCCGTCCTCAACGGCATCGCCGTGGAGCCCGGCACCGGGCGCATGCTGATGACCGGCAAGCTCTGGCCCAAGCTCTTCGAAGTGCGCTTGGACCCCGTGGACTGA